Proteins co-encoded in one Neodiprion lecontei isolate iyNeoLeco1 chromosome 3, iyNeoLeco1.1, whole genome shotgun sequence genomic window:
- the LOC107221079 gene encoding solute carrier family 35 member G1, which produces MTEHLELQHLVDGDSDCETTNRRRNFSVSRCRSCPYLGLMLAALSSLFFSLCSVIVKGLVDVNPMELAAFRFVGVLLPAIPIVIYKGEHPFPKGRRIMLLLRSFVGTTGLMLSFYAFRHMPLADASVIVFSVPVFVAISARIFLKEPCGIFNVITICLTLIGVVLITRPPLIFGHTVESLTDNHVETENAELWGAVAAFSATLFGANAYVLLRALKGLHFSVIMTNFGSFALIQTIVVTWAIGALCLPRCGTDRLLVVALALFSFGGQILLTLALQMEQAGPVAIARSADIVFAFFWQVLFFNEIPNRYSVGGAILVTSSVLLTGLRKWALSLPETSNMKKSLGILAV; this is translated from the coding sequence ATGACTGAACACTTGGAGCTTCAACATTTGGTAGACGGCGACAGCGACTGCGAGACTACGAATCGTCGGAGAAACTTTTCAGTCTCCAGATGCCGGTCTTGTCCATACCTTGGCTTGATGTTGGCGGCGCTGTCGTCGTTATTCTTCTCACTATGCAGTGTGATAGTAAAGGGCCTTGTGGACGTGAATCCAATGGAACTAGCAGCGTTCAGATTTGTAGGTGTGCTGCTACCAGCAATACCTATTGTAATATATAAAGGGGAGCATCCTTTTCCAAAAGGTCGTAGGATAATGTTGCTGCTGAGAAGTTTTGTCGGGACAACGGGACTTATGCTAAGTTTTTATGCTTTTCGACACATGCCTTTAGCAGATGCTTCCGTCATCGTATTTTCTGTTCCAGTATTTGTAGCTATATCTgccagaatttttttgaaagagCCTTGCGGCATATTTAATGTTATAACAATTTGCCTAACTTTAATTGGCGTTGTCCTGATAACGCGACCTCCGCTAATTTTTGGACACACTGTCGAATCTCTGACGGATAATCACGTAGAAACTGAAAATGCTGAACTTTGGGGCGCTGTCGCCGCCTTTTCAGCCACATTATTTGGCGCGAATGCCTATGTACTGTTGCGCGCATTGAAGGGGCTTCATTTTTCAGTGATTATGACAAACTTTGGCTCATTCGCACTGATTCAAACGATCGTTGTTACTTGGGCAATAGGCGCGCTATGTTTGCCACGCTGCGGGACAGACAGGCTACTAGTGGTTGCATTAGCCTTATTCAGCTTCGGCGGACAAATCTTATTAACGTTAGCTTTACAAATGGAACAGGCAGGGCCTGTAGCAATTGCAAGATCGGCAGACATAGTATTTGCATTCTTCTGGCAGGTgctattttttaacgaaatacCGAATAGATATTCAGTCGGAGGAGCTATTTTAGTTACCAGTTCTGTCTTGCTCACGGGGTTGAGAAAGTGGGCTCTCTCGTTGCCTGAAACTTCCAACATGAAAAAATCACTCGGCATTCTAGCCGTTTGA
- the LOC107221071 gene encoding polymerase delta-interacting protein 2 isoform X4 — MKFVHNILSRNFRNSLLEVSSKIIVLPNASYIRSDDGKFTSVSKEVKGRMHTFYQVLIDQRDCPYIRAQTEAVTFLGNHESSRSLYAIPGLDYVAHEDILPYSTNEKAALQHELFDKFLVYHQDRDPPFIAQETLRAWQKKNHPWLELSDVHKETTENIRVTVIPFYMGCRESQTTAVYWWRYCIRLENLGDMSVQLRERHWRIFSLSGTLETVRGRGVVGQEPVLSKTLPAFQYSSHVSLQAPSGHMWGTFRMEREDGYAFDCRIPPFSLESKSEEPPTPNADS, encoded by the exons ATGAAGTTTGTACATAATATTTTGAGCAgaaattttcgtaattcaCTACTAGAAGTATCATCAAAAATTATCGTCCTTCCAAATGCCTCATACATCAG ATCTGACGATGGAAAGTTTACCAGTGTGAGCAAAGAAGTTAAAGGGAGAATGCATACTTTCTATCAAGTCCTAATCGACCAGAGGGATTGTCCTTACATC AGAGCACAAACAGAGGCGGTCACATTTTTGGGAAATCACGAAAGTAGTCGTAGTCTGTACGCAATTCCTGGGTTGGACTATGTTGCACATGAAGATATATTGCCATACTCTACAAACGAGAAAGCAGCATTGCAGCACGAGttgtttgacaaatttttagtCTACCACCAAGATAGAGACCCACCATTTATAGCACAGGAGACACTAAGGGCATGGCAGAAGAAGAATCATCCCTGGTTAGAGTTATCCGACGTTCACAAAGAGACCACAGAAAATATCAGAGTCACAGTAATACCCTTTTATATGGGATGCAGAGAGAGCCAAACAACCGCTGTATATTGG TGGCGATATTGTATTCGCTTGGAAAATTTGGGGGACATGAGCGTGCAACTTCGAGAACGACATTGGAGAATATTCAGTTTGTCAGGAACTCTAGAAACTGTGAGAGGGAGAGGAGTTGTGGGTCAAGAACCGGTTTTGTCAAAAACCTTACCAGCTTTCCAGTACAGCAGTCATGTTAGTCTGCAGGCTCCCAGTGGCCACATGTG GGGTACGTTTAGAATGGAACGGGAAGACGGTTACGCGTTTGACTGCCGAATACCTCCGTTCTCTTTAGAATCTAAGAGTGAAGAACCACCAACTCCGAATGCTGACTCGTAA
- the LOC107221071 gene encoding polymerase delta-interacting protein 2 isoform X2: MKFVHNILSRNFRNSLLEVSSKIIVLPNASYIRLSEVGKLETPKLQGKYETGQLIFHRVFGYRGVVLFPWLARVYDRDVPSKKEGSDDGKFTSVSKEVKGRMHTFYQVLIDQRDCPYIRAQTEAVTFLGNHESSRSLYAIPGLDYVAHEDILPYSTNEKAALQHELFDKFLVYHQDRDPPFIAQETLRAWQKKNHPWLELSDVHKETTENIRVTVIPFYMGCRESQTTAVYWWRYCIRLENLGDMSVQLRERHWRIFSLSGTLETVRGRGVVGQEPVLSKTLPAFQYSSHVSLQAPSGHMWGTFRMEREDGYAFDCRIPPFSLESKSEEPPTPNADS, encoded by the exons ATGAAGTTTGTACATAATATTTTGAGCAgaaattttcgtaattcaCTACTAGAAGTATCATCAAAAATTATCGTCCTTCCAAATGCCTCATACATCAG GCTCTCGGAGGTTGGAAAATTAGAAACACCTAAATTGCAAGGGAAATATGAAACGGGACAACTCATTTTTCATCGAGTATTCGGGTACCGTGGTGTAGTTTTGTTTCCTTGGCTCGCGCGAGTTTACGACAGGGATGTGCCTAGCAAGAAAGAAGG ATCTGACGATGGAAAGTTTACCAGTGTGAGCAAAGAAGTTAAAGGGAGAATGCATACTTTCTATCAAGTCCTAATCGACCAGAGGGATTGTCCTTACATC AGAGCACAAACAGAGGCGGTCACATTTTTGGGAAATCACGAAAGTAGTCGTAGTCTGTACGCAATTCCTGGGTTGGACTATGTTGCACATGAAGATATATTGCCATACTCTACAAACGAGAAAGCAGCATTGCAGCACGAGttgtttgacaaatttttagtCTACCACCAAGATAGAGACCCACCATTTATAGCACAGGAGACACTAAGGGCATGGCAGAAGAAGAATCATCCCTGGTTAGAGTTATCCGACGTTCACAAAGAGACCACAGAAAATATCAGAGTCACAGTAATACCCTTTTATATGGGATGCAGAGAGAGCCAAACAACCGCTGTATATTGG TGGCGATATTGTATTCGCTTGGAAAATTTGGGGGACATGAGCGTGCAACTTCGAGAACGACATTGGAGAATATTCAGTTTGTCAGGAACTCTAGAAACTGTGAGAGGGAGAGGAGTTGTGGGTCAAGAACCGGTTTTGTCAAAAACCTTACCAGCTTTCCAGTACAGCAGTCATGTTAGTCTGCAGGCTCCCAGTGGCCACATGTG GGGTACGTTTAGAATGGAACGGGAAGACGGTTACGCGTTTGACTGCCGAATACCTCCGTTCTCTTTAGAATCTAAGAGTGAAGAACCACCAACTCCGAATGCTGACTCGTAA
- the LOC107221071 gene encoding polymerase delta-interacting protein 2 isoform X1 → MKFVHNILSRNFRNSLLEVSSKIIVLPNASYIRSAIELSEVGKLETPKLQGKYETGQLIFHRVFGYRGVVLFPWLARVYDRDVPSKKEGSDDGKFTSVSKEVKGRMHTFYQVLIDQRDCPYIRAQTEAVTFLGNHESSRSLYAIPGLDYVAHEDILPYSTNEKAALQHELFDKFLVYHQDRDPPFIAQETLRAWQKKNHPWLELSDVHKETTENIRVTVIPFYMGCRESQTTAVYWWRYCIRLENLGDMSVQLRERHWRIFSLSGTLETVRGRGVVGQEPVLSKTLPAFQYSSHVSLQAPSGHMWGTFRMEREDGYAFDCRIPPFSLESKSEEPPTPNADS, encoded by the exons ATGAAGTTTGTACATAATATTTTGAGCAgaaattttcgtaattcaCTACTAGAAGTATCATCAAAAATTATCGTCCTTCCAAATGCCTCATACATCAGGTCCGCAATAGA GCTCTCGGAGGTTGGAAAATTAGAAACACCTAAATTGCAAGGGAAATATGAAACGGGACAACTCATTTTTCATCGAGTATTCGGGTACCGTGGTGTAGTTTTGTTTCCTTGGCTCGCGCGAGTTTACGACAGGGATGTGCCTAGCAAGAAAGAAGG ATCTGACGATGGAAAGTTTACCAGTGTGAGCAAAGAAGTTAAAGGGAGAATGCATACTTTCTATCAAGTCCTAATCGACCAGAGGGATTGTCCTTACATC AGAGCACAAACAGAGGCGGTCACATTTTTGGGAAATCACGAAAGTAGTCGTAGTCTGTACGCAATTCCTGGGTTGGACTATGTTGCACATGAAGATATATTGCCATACTCTACAAACGAGAAAGCAGCATTGCAGCACGAGttgtttgacaaatttttagtCTACCACCAAGATAGAGACCCACCATTTATAGCACAGGAGACACTAAGGGCATGGCAGAAGAAGAATCATCCCTGGTTAGAGTTATCCGACGTTCACAAAGAGACCACAGAAAATATCAGAGTCACAGTAATACCCTTTTATATGGGATGCAGAGAGAGCCAAACAACCGCTGTATATTGG TGGCGATATTGTATTCGCTTGGAAAATTTGGGGGACATGAGCGTGCAACTTCGAGAACGACATTGGAGAATATTCAGTTTGTCAGGAACTCTAGAAACTGTGAGAGGGAGAGGAGTTGTGGGTCAAGAACCGGTTTTGTCAAAAACCTTACCAGCTTTCCAGTACAGCAGTCATGTTAGTCTGCAGGCTCCCAGTGGCCACATGTG GGGTACGTTTAGAATGGAACGGGAAGACGGTTACGCGTTTGACTGCCGAATACCTCCGTTCTCTTTAGAATCTAAGAGTGAAGAACCACCAACTCCGAATGCTGACTCGTAA
- the LOC107221071 gene encoding polymerase delta-interacting protein 2 isoform X3 — protein sequence MKFVHNILSRNFRNSLLEVSSKIIVLPNASYIRSAIESDDGKFTSVSKEVKGRMHTFYQVLIDQRDCPYIRAQTEAVTFLGNHESSRSLYAIPGLDYVAHEDILPYSTNEKAALQHELFDKFLVYHQDRDPPFIAQETLRAWQKKNHPWLELSDVHKETTENIRVTVIPFYMGCRESQTTAVYWWRYCIRLENLGDMSVQLRERHWRIFSLSGTLETVRGRGVVGQEPVLSKTLPAFQYSSHVSLQAPSGHMWGTFRMEREDGYAFDCRIPPFSLESKSEEPPTPNADS from the exons ATGAAGTTTGTACATAATATTTTGAGCAgaaattttcgtaattcaCTACTAGAAGTATCATCAAAAATTATCGTCCTTCCAAATGCCTCATACATCAGGTCCGCAATAGA ATCTGACGATGGAAAGTTTACCAGTGTGAGCAAAGAAGTTAAAGGGAGAATGCATACTTTCTATCAAGTCCTAATCGACCAGAGGGATTGTCCTTACATC AGAGCACAAACAGAGGCGGTCACATTTTTGGGAAATCACGAAAGTAGTCGTAGTCTGTACGCAATTCCTGGGTTGGACTATGTTGCACATGAAGATATATTGCCATACTCTACAAACGAGAAAGCAGCATTGCAGCACGAGttgtttgacaaatttttagtCTACCACCAAGATAGAGACCCACCATTTATAGCACAGGAGACACTAAGGGCATGGCAGAAGAAGAATCATCCCTGGTTAGAGTTATCCGACGTTCACAAAGAGACCACAGAAAATATCAGAGTCACAGTAATACCCTTTTATATGGGATGCAGAGAGAGCCAAACAACCGCTGTATATTGG TGGCGATATTGTATTCGCTTGGAAAATTTGGGGGACATGAGCGTGCAACTTCGAGAACGACATTGGAGAATATTCAGTTTGTCAGGAACTCTAGAAACTGTGAGAGGGAGAGGAGTTGTGGGTCAAGAACCGGTTTTGTCAAAAACCTTACCAGCTTTCCAGTACAGCAGTCATGTTAGTCTGCAGGCTCCCAGTGGCCACATGTG GGGTACGTTTAGAATGGAACGGGAAGACGGTTACGCGTTTGACTGCCGAATACCTCCGTTCTCTTTAGAATCTAAGAGTGAAGAACCACCAACTCCGAATGCTGACTCGTAA
- the LOC107221075 gene encoding bleomycin hydrolase isoform X2 produces MVASRALTPDIINELRNKFYENEKNVLAQNVCTKIDPLEACMSRKYIEEAQHVFNHKVELEGKPITNQKNSGRCWIFATLNVMRIPFMQQHNLEEFEFSQGYLFFWDKLERCNYFLHNMVKAARSGESVNGRLVSWLLHDPTCDGGQWDMIVNLINRHGLVPKKLFPESFSCESTMRMNSLLKSKLREFGKALRDMIASGASDADLESQIIEQMTVIYRIIGICLGIPSEKFTWEYYDKTKNYNCIGPITPVEFYEKYVKPSFNVDDKVCLVTDPRPTNPYGKLYTVDYLGNVVGGRSTIYNNQPVELLMNLCAESIKQNEPVWFGCEVGKRFAMKQGIQDLEAHDFKLVFGTDVQIGLTKADRLLYGDSMMTHAMAFTAVSTDANGKIKKFRVENSWGDERGEKGYHVLSADWFSEFVFEVVVDKKYVPDDVMAVFQQEPTVLPAWDPMGTLAQ; encoded by the exons ATGGTTGCCT CAAGGGCTCTCACTCCGGACATAATCAACGAACTGCGCAACAAGTTTtacgagaatgagaaaaatgttttggcTCAAAACGTATGCACCAAAATCGATCCTCTCGAGGCATGCATGTCTCGTAAGTACATCGAAGAGGCTCAACATGTCTTCAACCACAAAGTCGAGTTGGAAGGAAAGCCAATTACAAATCAGAAGAACTCTGGACGTTGCTGGATTTTTGCCACTCTGAATGTTATGCGAATTCCGTTTATGCAACAGCACAACTTGGAGGAATTTGAATTTAGTCAGGGATACTTATTTTTCTGGGATAAG CTCGAACGATGCAATTACTTCCTACACAACATGGTGAAGGCAGCTAGGTCAGGAGAATCAGTGAATGGCCGGCTAGTGTCATGGCTTCTACACGACCCAACATGCGACGGTGGTCAATGGGACATGATTGTGAATCTCATAAACAGACACGGTCTTGTTCCAAAAAAGCTGTTTCCAGAATCATTTAGCTGTGAGTCTACCATGCGTATGAACAGCCTACTGAAAAGTAAGCTCAGAGAATTTGGAAAAGCTTTGCGAGACATGATTGCTAGCGGAGCGTCAGATGCCGATTTAGAGAGTCAGATCATTGAGCAAATGACAGTGATATATAGAATCATTGGTATCTGTCTAGGTATTCCCTCAGAGAAATTTACGTGGGAATACTACGACaagacaaaaaattacaattgcaTTGGACCGATAACACCGGTTgagttttatgaaaaatatgtcAAGCCAAGCTTCAATGTCGACGACAAAGTCTGCTTAGTAACTGATCCCCGGCCAACAAATCCGTATGGCAAACTCTACACGGTTGATTACTTGGGAAATGTTGTCGGTGGACGATCAACAATATACAACAATCAACCTGTCGAGTTACTGATGAATCTCTGCGCCGAAAGCATAAAGCAGAACGAACCAGTATGGTTTGGCTGTGAGGTCGGCAAACGGTTTGCTATGAAACAAGGCATTCAAGATCTGGAGGCGCACGATTTCAAACTAGTATTCGGGACAGATGTTCAAATTGGTCTAACAAAGGCGGACAGATTACTATACGGAGATTCTATGATGACTCACGCGATGGCATTTACTGCAGTCTCTACCGAT gcAAACGGAAAGATCAAGAAATTCCGAGTTGAAAATTCGTGGGGAGATGAACGTGGTGAGAAAGGTTATCACGTGTTATCTGCGGACTGGTTTTCAGAATTTGTGTTTGAAGTAGttgtggataaaaaatatgtgcCCGATGACGTTATGGCTGTGTTTCAACAAGAGCCCACTGTTCTACCGGCATGGGATCCTATGGGGACTCTTGCACAATGA
- the LOC107221075 gene encoding bleomycin hydrolase isoform X1, whose amino-acid sequence MVASARALTPDIINELRNKFYENEKNVLAQNVCTKIDPLEACMSRKYIEEAQHVFNHKVELEGKPITNQKNSGRCWIFATLNVMRIPFMQQHNLEEFEFSQGYLFFWDKLERCNYFLHNMVKAARSGESVNGRLVSWLLHDPTCDGGQWDMIVNLINRHGLVPKKLFPESFSCESTMRMNSLLKSKLREFGKALRDMIASGASDADLESQIIEQMTVIYRIIGICLGIPSEKFTWEYYDKTKNYNCIGPITPVEFYEKYVKPSFNVDDKVCLVTDPRPTNPYGKLYTVDYLGNVVGGRSTIYNNQPVELLMNLCAESIKQNEPVWFGCEVGKRFAMKQGIQDLEAHDFKLVFGTDVQIGLTKADRLLYGDSMMTHAMAFTAVSTDANGKIKKFRVENSWGDERGEKGYHVLSADWFSEFVFEVVVDKKYVPDDVMAVFQQEPTVLPAWDPMGTLAQ is encoded by the exons ATGGTTGCCT CAGCAAGGGCTCTCACTCCGGACATAATCAACGAACTGCGCAACAAGTTTtacgagaatgagaaaaatgttttggcTCAAAACGTATGCACCAAAATCGATCCTCTCGAGGCATGCATGTCTCGTAAGTACATCGAAGAGGCTCAACATGTCTTCAACCACAAAGTCGAGTTGGAAGGAAAGCCAATTACAAATCAGAAGAACTCTGGACGTTGCTGGATTTTTGCCACTCTGAATGTTATGCGAATTCCGTTTATGCAACAGCACAACTTGGAGGAATTTGAATTTAGTCAGGGATACTTATTTTTCTGGGATAAG CTCGAACGATGCAATTACTTCCTACACAACATGGTGAAGGCAGCTAGGTCAGGAGAATCAGTGAATGGCCGGCTAGTGTCATGGCTTCTACACGACCCAACATGCGACGGTGGTCAATGGGACATGATTGTGAATCTCATAAACAGACACGGTCTTGTTCCAAAAAAGCTGTTTCCAGAATCATTTAGCTGTGAGTCTACCATGCGTATGAACAGCCTACTGAAAAGTAAGCTCAGAGAATTTGGAAAAGCTTTGCGAGACATGATTGCTAGCGGAGCGTCAGATGCCGATTTAGAGAGTCAGATCATTGAGCAAATGACAGTGATATATAGAATCATTGGTATCTGTCTAGGTATTCCCTCAGAGAAATTTACGTGGGAATACTACGACaagacaaaaaattacaattgcaTTGGACCGATAACACCGGTTgagttttatgaaaaatatgtcAAGCCAAGCTTCAATGTCGACGACAAAGTCTGCTTAGTAACTGATCCCCGGCCAACAAATCCGTATGGCAAACTCTACACGGTTGATTACTTGGGAAATGTTGTCGGTGGACGATCAACAATATACAACAATCAACCTGTCGAGTTACTGATGAATCTCTGCGCCGAAAGCATAAAGCAGAACGAACCAGTATGGTTTGGCTGTGAGGTCGGCAAACGGTTTGCTATGAAACAAGGCATTCAAGATCTGGAGGCGCACGATTTCAAACTAGTATTCGGGACAGATGTTCAAATTGGTCTAACAAAGGCGGACAGATTACTATACGGAGATTCTATGATGACTCACGCGATGGCATTTACTGCAGTCTCTACCGAT gcAAACGGAAAGATCAAGAAATTCCGAGTTGAAAATTCGTGGGGAGATGAACGTGGTGAGAAAGGTTATCACGTGTTATCTGCGGACTGGTTTTCAGAATTTGTGTTTGAAGTAGttgtggataaaaaatatgtgcCCGATGACGTTATGGCTGTGTTTCAACAAGAGCCCACTGTTCTACCGGCATGGGATCCTATGGGGACTCTTGCACAATGA
- the LOC107221075 gene encoding bleomycin hydrolase isoform X3 produces the protein MSRKYIEEAQHVFNHKVELEGKPITNQKNSGRCWIFATLNVMRIPFMQQHNLEEFEFSQGYLFFWDKLERCNYFLHNMVKAARSGESVNGRLVSWLLHDPTCDGGQWDMIVNLINRHGLVPKKLFPESFSCESTMRMNSLLKSKLREFGKALRDMIASGASDADLESQIIEQMTVIYRIIGICLGIPSEKFTWEYYDKTKNYNCIGPITPVEFYEKYVKPSFNVDDKVCLVTDPRPTNPYGKLYTVDYLGNVVGGRSTIYNNQPVELLMNLCAESIKQNEPVWFGCEVGKRFAMKQGIQDLEAHDFKLVFGTDVQIGLTKADRLLYGDSMMTHAMAFTAVSTDANGKIKKFRVENSWGDERGEKGYHVLSADWFSEFVFEVVVDKKYVPDDVMAVFQQEPTVLPAWDPMGTLAQ, from the exons ATGTCTCGTAAGTACATCGAAGAGGCTCAACATGTCTTCAACCACAAAGTCGAGTTGGAAGGAAAGCCAATTACAAATCAGAAGAACTCTGGACGTTGCTGGATTTTTGCCACTCTGAATGTTATGCGAATTCCGTTTATGCAACAGCACAACTTGGAGGAATTTGAATTTAGTCAGGGATACTTATTTTTCTGGGATAAG CTCGAACGATGCAATTACTTCCTACACAACATGGTGAAGGCAGCTAGGTCAGGAGAATCAGTGAATGGCCGGCTAGTGTCATGGCTTCTACACGACCCAACATGCGACGGTGGTCAATGGGACATGATTGTGAATCTCATAAACAGACACGGTCTTGTTCCAAAAAAGCTGTTTCCAGAATCATTTAGCTGTGAGTCTACCATGCGTATGAACAGCCTACTGAAAAGTAAGCTCAGAGAATTTGGAAAAGCTTTGCGAGACATGATTGCTAGCGGAGCGTCAGATGCCGATTTAGAGAGTCAGATCATTGAGCAAATGACAGTGATATATAGAATCATTGGTATCTGTCTAGGTATTCCCTCAGAGAAATTTACGTGGGAATACTACGACaagacaaaaaattacaattgcaTTGGACCGATAACACCGGTTgagttttatgaaaaatatgtcAAGCCAAGCTTCAATGTCGACGACAAAGTCTGCTTAGTAACTGATCCCCGGCCAACAAATCCGTATGGCAAACTCTACACGGTTGATTACTTGGGAAATGTTGTCGGTGGACGATCAACAATATACAACAATCAACCTGTCGAGTTACTGATGAATCTCTGCGCCGAAAGCATAAAGCAGAACGAACCAGTATGGTTTGGCTGTGAGGTCGGCAAACGGTTTGCTATGAAACAAGGCATTCAAGATCTGGAGGCGCACGATTTCAAACTAGTATTCGGGACAGATGTTCAAATTGGTCTAACAAAGGCGGACAGATTACTATACGGAGATTCTATGATGACTCACGCGATGGCATTTACTGCAGTCTCTACCGAT gcAAACGGAAAGATCAAGAAATTCCGAGTTGAAAATTCGTGGGGAGATGAACGTGGTGAGAAAGGTTATCACGTGTTATCTGCGGACTGGTTTTCAGAATTTGTGTTTGAAGTAGttgtggataaaaaatatgtgcCCGATGACGTTATGGCTGTGTTTCAACAAGAGCCCACTGTTCTACCGGCATGGGATCCTATGGGGACTCTTGCACAATGA